The Candidatus Protochlamydia phocaeensis genome contains a region encoding:
- a CDS encoding efflux transporter outer membrane subunit, translating to MRKSICLLSLFLSLTACFRPTYDPPCISVPQSWRLNTDEGSTLCNMRWWEQFNDPILNQYIIVALQGNQNLQVAIARVREYYARLGIADSFLLPTINGNASFTRSKISLASANLFPGTTAANGAAAPALPTGFKRIFNDYQLFLSLNWELDFWGRLQSLSAASYAELLAQVEARRAVVMMVTTAVANAYITLRQLDAQLAVSQKTLESRLESLKLAQYRFEMGETSEIEVKQAEAEVEIAAIRVIEFQRDIPQQENLLSILLGENPHYIERGSSLDALQYPPTIPAGLPSDLLTRRPDIIQAEDNLIAANARVFAAEALYFPQINLTGTYGSESEKLHRLLTSPAEMWQYGLNLIEPLFDAGRTYFQVEEAEAVRAEALFNYRQVVLTAFREVNDALIAYRKDRELVHEHQRQVKVLADYLHLAQLRYAEGEVDYLNVLDAERSLFDAQLQLVQAQADSFIAIVQLYNALGGGWVTDADNIALAGGQCELIEMLDLPNKCEQEGE from the coding sequence ATGCGTAAATCCATTTGCTTGTTAAGCCTGTTCCTGTCTTTGACCGCTTGCTTTAGGCCCACATACGATCCTCCTTGTATAAGTGTTCCGCAAAGCTGGCGCCTGAATACGGACGAAGGAAGCACACTATGCAATATGCGCTGGTGGGAGCAGTTTAACGACCCCATCCTTAACCAATATATTATTGTCGCCCTGCAAGGGAACCAAAACCTGCAAGTTGCCATTGCCCGTGTACGCGAATATTATGCCCGGCTTGGCATCGCCGATTCTTTTCTCCTGCCAACGATCAACGGCAATGCCAGCTTTACGCGCAGCAAAATTTCCCTAGCCTCTGCCAATCTTTTTCCAGGAACGACAGCAGCAAACGGAGCGGCGGCTCCAGCACTACCAACGGGCTTTAAGCGCATTTTTAATGATTACCAATTGTTTCTTAGCTTGAATTGGGAGCTTGATTTCTGGGGACGCCTGCAAAGTCTTTCGGCAGCTTCCTATGCTGAATTGCTTGCTCAAGTCGAAGCTAGGCGGGCTGTCGTCATGATGGTAACCACGGCTGTTGCCAATGCCTACATTACGCTTCGCCAACTGGATGCTCAATTAGCCGTCTCTCAAAAAACACTAGAGTCGCGCTTAGAATCGCTTAAGCTTGCTCAATACCGCTTCGAAATGGGCGAAACATCCGAAATCGAAGTCAAACAAGCTGAAGCGGAAGTGGAAATCGCCGCCATCCGTGTCATTGAATTTCAACGCGATATCCCTCAACAGGAAAATCTGCTAAGTATCTTATTGGGAGAAAACCCCCATTATATCGAGCGGGGATCTTCCCTGGATGCCCTGCAGTATCCTCCCACTATTCCTGCCGGCCTCCCCTCTGATTTATTGACGCGCCGTCCCGATATCATTCAAGCTGAAGACAATTTGATCGCCGCCAATGCGCGTGTATTCGCAGCAGAAGCGCTCTACTTTCCTCAAATCAATTTGACCGGGACTTATGGAAGCGAAAGCGAAAAGCTCCATCGGCTGCTGACTTCCCCTGCCGAAATGTGGCAATATGGGCTCAATCTCATCGAGCCGCTCTTCGATGCAGGCCGAACATATTTTCAAGTGGAAGAAGCCGAAGCGGTCCGAGCAGAAGCCCTCTTCAATTATCGCCAAGTCGTACTGACAGCTTTCCGGGAAGTCAACGACGCATTGATTGCTTATCGAAAGGACCGCGAGCTTGTACATGAGCACCAAAGGCAAGTCAAAGTCCTGGCAGACTATCTGCATTTGGCCCAGCTTCGCTATGCAGAAGGCGAAGTCGACTACTTAAACGTACTGGATGCCGAGCGCTCCCTCTTCGATGCTCAGCTGCAGCTTGTGCAAGCCCAAGCGGACAGCTTTATTGCTATTGTGCAGCTTTACAATGCGCTAGGCGGTGGATGGGTCACTGATGCCGATAACATTGCCTTGGCCGGCGGTCAGTGTGAATTAATCGAAATGCTCGATCTGCCGAACAAATGTGAGCAAGAGGGTGAATAA
- a CDS encoding DoxX family protein → MDYLALLGRILYSAIFIMAAMGHFSHGTIAYAANQGVPVPFLLVPLSGLMALIGGLSILIGYKARLGAWLIVLFLIPVTLMMHAFWSLSDPAMAEIQKIMFMKNLSMLGAALLIAYFGSGPLSLDNKNG, encoded by the coding sequence ATGGACTATCTTGCTTTATTAGGCCGCATTCTTTATTCGGCCATTTTTATTATGGCAGCCATGGGGCATTTCTCTCATGGCACAATTGCCTATGCGGCTAACCAAGGCGTTCCGGTGCCGTTTTTGCTTGTTCCTCTTTCCGGTTTGATGGCTCTTATCGGAGGATTGAGCATCCTAATTGGCTATAAAGCGCGCTTGGGCGCTTGGCTGATTGTACTCTTTCTCATTCCGGTCACTTTAATGATGCACGCTTTTTGGAGCTTATCTGATCCTGCAATGGCTGAGATCCAAAAGATCATGTTCATGAAAAACCTTTCTATGTTGGGAGCTGCCTTGCTGATTGCTTATTTTGGCTCAGGTCCTCTTAGCTTAGATAATAAGAATGGCTAA
- a CDS encoding DNA-3-methyladenine glycosylase I — protein sequence MSKKELLCEPVCRCHWVASGNKLYEEYHDKEWGVPVHEDKKHFEFLILEGAQAGLSWLTILKRREGYRKAFSRFDPRKVAEYGERQVAELLADEGIIRNRLKILSAINNARHFLEVQEEYGSFDQYIWSFVGGAPIQNHWKSMKDIPAETKESIALSKDLKKRGFTFVGPTVMYAHMQATGLVNDHTVDCFRYQELLKNK from the coding sequence ATGAGCAAGAAAGAATTGTTATGCGAACCGGTATGCCGTTGTCATTGGGTGGCTAGTGGCAATAAGCTATATGAGGAATATCATGACAAAGAATGGGGAGTGCCCGTCCATGAAGATAAAAAGCATTTTGAATTTTTAATTCTTGAAGGTGCGCAGGCGGGCCTAAGCTGGTTGACTATCCTTAAGCGAAGAGAGGGCTATCGAAAAGCCTTCTCTCGGTTCGATCCTCGAAAAGTGGCCGAGTATGGAGAGCGTCAAGTGGCCGAGCTTCTTGCTGATGAGGGCATCATCCGGAATCGGTTAAAAATTTTATCGGCGATTAACAACGCTAGGCACTTTTTGGAAGTGCAAGAAGAATACGGCAGCTTTGATCAATACATTTGGAGCTTTGTCGGGGGGGCGCCCATTCAAAATCACTGGAAAAGCATGAAAGATATTCCAGCTGAAACCAAAGAATCGATTGCATTGAGCAAAGACTTAAAAAAAAGAGGGTTTACCTTTGTTGGACCTACTGTCATGTATGCCCATATGCAAGCAACTGGACTTGTGAATGATCATACGGTGGATTGTTTTCGCTATCAGGAGCTGTTAAAAAATAAATAG
- the map gene encoding type II methionyl aminopeptidase, whose product MNKTYKEEFIRAGRIAKDVRAFGKGLIKPGASYNAVIAQINQKIAELGARPAFPPQIALNEVAAHYLPQPDEDIIFSDQIVKLDVGISYNGAIGDCAVTVDLSGRHQVLLDAAEEALAAAEKIVKVGLPVREIGKVIEDVAASHGLSPIFNLSGHGLARYKVHTSPIIPNYDNQSTAVIKPGMTFAIEPFMTNGKGLIYEAGEPAIFSFASAKAVQSDIAKALLIKIKSFHGLPFAIHDLLDKDLTLAQIRKGLRELLKVGAIEGYAALIEEENGMVAQAENSVLVDEKGAVFITTR is encoded by the coding sequence ATGAATAAGACATATAAAGAAGAGTTCATTCGCGCCGGGAGAATTGCGAAAGACGTGCGCGCCTTTGGCAAAGGATTGATTAAACCGGGCGCCTCTTATAATGCGGTCATTGCCCAAATTAATCAAAAGATTGCGGAATTAGGCGCTCGGCCTGCTTTTCCGCCTCAAATTGCCCTTAATGAAGTGGCCGCCCACTATTTGCCGCAGCCGGATGAGGATATTATTTTTTCGGATCAAATTGTCAAATTAGATGTGGGAATTTCCTATAATGGAGCAATTGGCGACTGTGCGGTGACAGTCGATTTGTCGGGCCGGCACCAAGTTCTCCTTGATGCGGCTGAAGAGGCATTGGCAGCAGCGGAGAAAATTGTTAAGGTTGGATTGCCCGTCCGTGAAATCGGCAAAGTCATAGAAGACGTCGCCGCTTCGCATGGGTTGTCCCCGATTTTTAATCTATCCGGCCATGGCCTAGCCCGCTATAAGGTTCATACTTCTCCGATTATTCCCAATTATGACAATCAGTCGACTGCCGTTATTAAGCCTGGCATGACATTTGCCATTGAACCGTTTATGACGAACGGAAAAGGCTTGATCTATGAAGCGGGCGAACCGGCTATTTTTTCCTTTGCATCAGCAAAGGCGGTTCAGTCCGATATTGCCAAAGCCCTATTGATCAAGATAAAGTCTTTTCATGGGCTTCCTTTTGCCATCCATGATTTATTGGACAAAGACCTGACGCTTGCTCAGATTAGGAAAGGGCTTAGGGAATTACTTAAAGTTGGGGCGATTGAAGGCTATGCTGCTTTGATCGAAGAAGAAAATGGGATGGTGGCCCAAGCGGAAAATTCTGTTCTTGTGGATGAAAAAGGCGCCGTGTTTATTACGACTCGCTAA
- a CDS encoding metallophosphoesterase family protein, producing MRLCGTGHLKAEDRLISAPFLQLPAAHSVRVVWFTSFEGHSHWVEWGNETKQRAVAHSRRLSRIREDLFHPDGSIKGCAPVAVWRHEAEVAGLKAGHRLPYRIASQKLDGEILYSSTYSLAPAPPPGQAMRILLTSDHQRKPMVPANLQKATETIGHFDAVFFAGDLVELADGYPDWFTHPCGFFPSLQGKAEGPVHGRVYKGAEIIQHTPVFPAIGNHDVMGRYSLEKSLHFQFHDPYPREQAALLSSGQNEDKLKDLSFNTDTYEEIFTLPVQSQGHSTYYATTVGDVRLVVLYATRIWRSPEEKRSQKGKYQEAKDALAHPDQWGHGDFIFEPLEKGSKQYEWLIEELQSAPFQQAKLRMVMLHNPLHTLGENAVPPFSNPIQTIRRDEKGCIQAIEYAYPKEQDILIRDIEPLLEQYEVDLVLCGHSHVWNRFQSKEGMHFLETSNVGNSYGAYTSANNHFREMALERDLTNYVAMDDPNGLEPIVPSIAPLKDERDQPLPYIASNELTVFSVLDTGRKVIDSYYFDTKHPEKGVVKFDSFCPYRRLSTDEMAEKYRIKMSQGHLAMEKL from the coding sequence ATGCGATTATGCGGCACGGGTCATTTAAAAGCAGAGGATCGATTGATTAGCGCGCCTTTTCTACAGTTGCCTGCAGCACATAGTGTGCGTGTCGTATGGTTTACTTCCTTTGAAGGGCATTCCCATTGGGTAGAGTGGGGAAATGAGACGAAGCAGCGAGCCGTTGCGCATTCACGCCGTTTAAGCCGGATCCGAGAAGACCTCTTTCATCCGGATGGATCCATCAAGGGATGCGCCCCTGTAGCAGTCTGGCGTCATGAGGCAGAAGTGGCGGGCTTAAAAGCTGGCCATCGCCTGCCCTATCGAATCGCCAGTCAGAAACTAGATGGAGAGATCCTCTATAGTTCCACCTATTCGCTGGCCCCCGCCCCGCCACCTGGCCAGGCGATGCGCATTCTCTTGACGTCGGACCACCAACGCAAGCCCATGGTTCCCGCAAACCTGCAAAAAGCAACAGAAACAATCGGACACTTTGACGCTGTTTTTTTTGCTGGGGATTTAGTTGAGCTGGCGGATGGCTATCCCGATTGGTTTACTCATCCTTGCGGATTCTTCCCCAGTCTGCAAGGCAAGGCAGAGGGGCCTGTCCACGGACGCGTTTATAAGGGAGCGGAAATTATTCAGCATACTCCAGTTTTTCCCGCTATCGGCAATCACGATGTCATGGGACGCTACTCTTTAGAAAAGAGCTTACATTTTCAATTTCACGATCCTTATCCAAGAGAGCAAGCCGCCCTTCTCTCTTCCGGTCAGAACGAAGACAAGCTAAAAGATCTGTCCTTTAATACCGATACTTACGAAGAAATTTTCACACTCCCCGTCCAATCGCAGGGACATTCGACCTATTACGCAACCACGGTTGGAGATGTCCGCCTAGTGGTGCTATATGCCACGCGCATTTGGCGCTCTCCAGAGGAGAAACGTTCTCAAAAAGGGAAATATCAAGAGGCGAAAGACGCGCTGGCCCATCCAGATCAATGGGGGCACGGAGATTTTATTTTCGAACCTCTAGAAAAGGGCAGCAAGCAGTATGAATGGCTGATCGAAGAGCTGCAGAGCGCGCCTTTTCAACAGGCCAAGCTGCGAATGGTCATGCTTCATAATCCCCTTCATACTTTAGGAGAAAATGCCGTTCCGCCCTTTTCCAATCCTATTCAAACGATCCGCAGAGATGAAAAGGGCTGCATTCAAGCAATCGAGTACGCTTATCCCAAGGAGCAAGACATCCTTATCCGGGATATTGAACCCTTGCTCGAGCAATATGAAGTCGATCTCGTGCTATGCGGCCATAGCCATGTATGGAATCGCTTTCAATCTAAAGAAGGCATGCACTTCTTGGAAACATCTAATGTTGGCAATAGCTACGGAGCTTATACAAGCGCGAATAACCATTTTCGCGAGATGGCCTTAGAAAGGGATTTAACTAATTATGTGGCAATGGATGATCCCAATGGGTTAGAGCCCATTGTCCCTTCTATAGCTCCTTTGAAAGATGAGAGGGATCAGCCGCTTCCTTATATTGCAAGCAACGAGCTGACCGTTTTCTCTGTGCTTGATACCGGACGCAAAGTCATAGACAGCTATTATTTCGATACTAAACATCCCGAAAAAGGAGTAGTCAAATTTGATTCCTTCTGCCCCTATAGAAGGCTTTCTACCGATGAAATGGCGGAGAAATACAGGATAAAAATGTCTCAAGGACATCTCGCAATGGAAAAATTATAA
- a CDS encoding amino acid carrier protein — MFTYLFDFFMEADAFFWGYIGFSLIMLLGCYLTIKTRVFQIRAFRHVIYTFLQEAFQRSASERGLHPLKAFFASVGGMLGVGNVVGIVTAIQLGGPGALLWVWVAGFAGTLIKYAEIYLGLKHRVKNERQSYDGGPMFFLKKAFKAPWISGLVCVLLCIYGAEIYQFNVVVDTLAYSWGINRLIIAFALLALIVHASLGGVSRVAQVCSWIMPLFMVIYISLCLWVIGHHVADLPAILLTVVKSAFTGHAAIGGFAGSSLMLAIQNGIAGASYAADIGIGYDSTIQSESHTVYPERQARMAFLGVCLDNFICTLSILVVLVTGLWQTPIGGENAPLVQLALARYFPLVNMLMPLFIFILGYTTLIAYLIVGMKCARYLHPTRGASFYMGYAIAILTFFAFFDQTHALLVMRLAGALLLIVNLTGIYRLRHEIVFTVEDKIEEKAIITGPASLLVAEGER; from the coding sequence ATGTTTACTTATCTTTTTGACTTTTTCATGGAAGCGGATGCGTTTTTTTGGGGATATATTGGTTTTTCTTTAATCATGCTATTGGGGTGCTATTTGACGATCAAAACGCGCGTCTTCCAAATCCGTGCTTTTCGGCATGTCATATACACATTTTTGCAAGAGGCCTTTCAACGATCGGCTAGTGAGCGCGGGCTGCATCCTCTTAAGGCTTTCTTTGCCTCGGTAGGAGGCATGCTTGGAGTGGGAAATGTCGTGGGCATCGTCACGGCTATCCAGCTGGGAGGGCCTGGCGCTTTGCTTTGGGTATGGGTCGCTGGCTTTGCCGGCACTTTGATCAAATATGCGGAAATTTATTTAGGGCTTAAGCATCGCGTCAAGAATGAGAGGCAAAGCTATGATGGGGGGCCCATGTTTTTCCTTAAAAAGGCTTTCAAGGCACCTTGGATATCAGGCCTTGTCTGTGTGCTGTTATGCATCTATGGAGCAGAAATCTATCAGTTCAATGTGGTTGTCGATACGCTGGCTTATTCATGGGGGATTAATCGCCTCATTATTGCTTTTGCCTTATTGGCTTTAATTGTGCATGCAAGCCTAGGAGGCGTATCGCGAGTGGCCCAAGTCTGCTCTTGGATTATGCCTCTTTTTATGGTCATCTATATTAGCTTGTGTTTGTGGGTGATCGGGCATCATGTCGCTGATTTGCCTGCCATTTTATTGACTGTCGTGAAGTCGGCATTTACTGGCCATGCCGCAATAGGAGGCTTTGCCGGCAGTTCGCTAATGCTGGCCATTCAAAATGGCATTGCTGGAGCTAGCTATGCTGCTGATATTGGAATTGGCTATGATTCGACTATCCAAAGCGAATCGCATACCGTTTATCCGGAGCGGCAAGCGCGAATGGCTTTCTTGGGCGTGTGCTTGGATAATTTTATTTGTACGTTGAGCATCTTAGTCGTATTGGTGACGGGGCTTTGGCAAACGCCTATTGGAGGAGAGAATGCCCCTTTGGTGCAATTAGCCCTGGCGCGTTATTTTCCTTTAGTGAATATGCTCATGCCTCTCTTCATTTTCATTTTGGGGTATACTACTTTGATCGCTTATTTAATCGTTGGGATGAAGTGCGCCCGTTATTTGCATCCGACGCGAGGCGCTTCTTTTTATATGGGCTATGCGATTGCCATTTTGACTTTCTTTGCTTTTTTCGACCAGACCCATGCGCTGCTGGTCATGCGTTTAGCAGGGGCTTTATTACTGATCGTCAATTTGACAGGCATTTATCGCCTAAGGCATGAAATTGTCTTTACCGTTGAGGACAAGATTGAAGAGAAGGCAATTATAACTGGTCCTGCAAGTCTTCTTGTCGCAGAAGGAGAGCGTTAA
- a CDS encoding TIGR02452 family protein → MAISSRTLSLASLLIQVDRLCDRLPVISTITNLIDIFQKRVWDCRGWPDMQANRYYTYLKTKSYARCAILLIPGVGNLLIAVYDCFKWSQIGGQFSRAPINPENQPIETASSYRPSEQENAMAFNARIFQETLQACQRGYRTPNQVVVHLNHEPMLRGTMTYDQIERLPPVEHNHQTLFTVFAEDTFQVLLRRKEEGKNPVGINMANRYRAGGGVVQGCPAQEEALCRRSNHYLGLKTQAYPLPEMGGAYCPHVQVFREDGANGFAFMDHPAEVALVAVAAYDLRGISSDRSALGLSFNEQLDESVLQNSIPYIEGTKSKIRHMLRIMALKGHTHLVLGALGCGAFENPPGLVSRLFVEVFQEAEFNGRFECVDFAILRLNQKDQNNVDAFTQACAQLNV, encoded by the coding sequence ATGGCTATTTCTTCTAGAACTCTTTCGCTTGCCTCTCTGCTCATCCAGGTAGATCGCCTCTGTGATCGTCTGCCTGTGATTAGTACGATAACGAATTTGATTGATATTTTTCAAAAAAGGGTATGGGATTGCCGCGGGTGGCCGGATATGCAAGCAAATCGCTATTATACTTACCTGAAGACAAAAAGCTATGCCCGCTGTGCCATTTTACTCATTCCTGGAGTAGGTAATCTGCTCATTGCTGTTTATGATTGCTTTAAGTGGAGCCAAATAGGAGGGCAGTTTTCACGAGCGCCTATCAATCCTGAGAATCAGCCCATTGAAACGGCTAGCTCATATCGGCCAAGCGAACAAGAGAATGCGATGGCCTTTAATGCGCGCATTTTTCAAGAAACTTTGCAAGCTTGCCAGCGGGGCTATCGCACGCCCAATCAAGTTGTGGTTCATTTAAACCATGAGCCGATGTTAAGAGGGACAATGACCTATGATCAAATCGAACGTTTGCCTCCCGTGGAACACAATCATCAAACGCTTTTTACTGTTTTTGCAGAAGATACCTTTCAAGTGCTGTTAAGGCGAAAAGAGGAAGGTAAAAATCCTGTAGGGATCAATATGGCCAATCGCTACCGTGCTGGAGGTGGTGTTGTACAAGGCTGCCCGGCTCAGGAAGAAGCGTTATGCCGCCGCTCCAACCATTATTTGGGATTAAAAACACAGGCCTATCCGCTTCCTGAAATGGGCGGAGCCTATTGCCCCCATGTTCAAGTTTTTCGAGAAGATGGTGCAAATGGATTTGCCTTTATGGATCATCCCGCAGAGGTAGCTTTAGTTGCTGTGGCTGCTTATGATTTAAGAGGAATATCAAGTGATCGGTCAGCTCTAGGGCTGTCATTCAACGAGCAGCTAGATGAATCTGTCTTGCAAAATTCCATTCCATACATAGAAGGCACAAAAAGCAAAATCCGGCATATGCTGCGGATCATGGCGTTGAAAGGACATACGCATTTGGTCTTAGGGGCGCTGGGATGCGGAGCGTTCGAAAATCCGCCTGGCTTAGTCTCTCGTCTATTTGTCGAAGTGTTTCAAGAAGCGGAATTTAACGGACGCTTTGAATGCGTGGATTTTGCCATCTTAAGGCTGAATCAAAAAGATCAAAACAATGTGGATGCTTTTACTCAAGCATGCGCCCAGCTCAATGTTTAA
- a CDS encoding peptide chain release factor family protein encodes MKKILLPQDDGDLLADCQCQTFRASGKGGQHVNVTDSAVRLIHLPTGLVVTCQKERSQYLNKKACLIKLRERVEKLNYRPPKRIPTKMPKAAKEKNLARKAHHSAKKRLRRLPPASNNE; translated from the coding sequence ATGAAAAAGATTCTTTTACCCCAAGACGACGGCGACCTGCTTGCCGACTGCCAATGCCAAACCTTTCGCGCCAGCGGTAAAGGTGGCCAGCATGTCAATGTCACGGATAGTGCAGTCCGTCTCATCCACTTGCCAACCGGCCTGGTTGTAACCTGCCAAAAAGAGCGCAGCCAATACCTAAACAAAAAAGCCTGCCTCATTAAACTACGCGAACGCGTGGAAAAACTGAATTACCGCCCTCCCAAACGCATCCCCACAAAAATGCCTAAAGCAGCTAAAGAAAAAAACTTGGCCAGAAAAGCTCACCATTCAGCAAAAAAGCGTTTGCGCCGCCTTCCTCCTGCTTCCAACAATGAATAA
- a CDS encoding phospholipase D-like domain-containing protein, with amino-acid sequence MMSKYLQGIARFIICVSCLVGSLYGTMPASAASVVISSEQSQARFYHTQDRKQLRSAILEALDQAQKSILIFTFSLSDPSIIAKLKEKALQGIQVTVVIDHEHLNEIKSKGSEQIEIATRQLGQGHLHHKILVVDRQDIWIGSANFTRAAYEGQENLMVRLSSSELGAYLANEADVFKGKAWRFEHGPLSIPQPNQIIDFCLLPHESFPIKKIEAAINAASKERLLNAFEEAQASLKIAMMVWTSPELAQAAIQAHQRGVRVQVVAPDLGGVLPQLQKAGIEVKINPALAFVHNKMMIVDDTKLVNGSANWSKSAFTRNDESFIVIHPLTDDQQEILHAYWNYLWPVD; translated from the coding sequence ATGATGTCAAAATATTTGCAGGGAATTGCGCGTTTTATTATTTGTGTCTCTTGTTTAGTAGGTTCTCTTTACGGGACAATGCCCGCCTCAGCGGCTTCTGTTGTTATTTCCTCTGAGCAAAGCCAAGCGCGATTTTATCACACGCAAGATCGCAAGCAACTACGCTCAGCCATTTTGGAAGCGCTCGATCAAGCGCAGAAGTCCATTCTCATTTTTACTTTCAGCCTTTCCGATCCGTCCATTATTGCCAAGCTAAAGGAAAAAGCCTTGCAAGGCATCCAGGTTACTGTCGTTATTGATCATGAGCATTTGAATGAAATAAAATCAAAGGGCAGCGAACAAATAGAGATTGCCACCCGTCAATTGGGACAAGGGCATTTGCATCATAAAATCCTTGTCGTAGATAGACAAGACATTTGGATAGGCTCTGCCAACTTTACTCGCGCAGCTTATGAGGGCCAAGAAAACCTCATGGTCCGCTTGTCTTCTTCCGAACTAGGCGCCTATTTAGCGAATGAAGCGGATGTCTTTAAAGGAAAAGCTTGGCGTTTTGAACACGGCCCTTTATCCATTCCTCAGCCAAATCAAATCATTGATTTCTGCTTGCTGCCGCATGAGAGCTTCCCTATTAAAAAAATAGAGGCCGCTATTAACGCTGCTTCAAAAGAGCGTCTACTCAATGCTTTTGAAGAAGCCCAAGCAAGCCTCAAGATCGCAATGATGGTATGGACAAGCCCGGAATTGGCCCAGGCGGCAATTCAAGCTCATCAAAGAGGTGTACGGGTGCAAGTCGTTGCTCCCGATTTAGGAGGTGTCCTGCCTCAATTGCAAAAAGCTGGAATTGAAGTCAAAATCAATCCCGCTTTAGCTTTCGTGCATAATAAGATGATGATTGTCGACGATACCAAATTAGTGAATGGATCGGCCAACTGGTCCAAATCGGCTTTTACCCGTAATGATGAAAGCTTTATAGTCATTCATCCCCTAACGGACGATCAACAGGAGATTTTACACGCTTATTGGAACTATCTTTGGCCCGTTGATTAA